The Clostridium septicum genome contains a region encoding:
- a CDS encoding WG repeat-containing protein — translation MKKRKSKYDNINLFPAVKNTKSNSLYGYINNSGKFVILPTFEYASNFNSDGLAIVVKNNLTGVIDTTGKFIVEPTFSNIEEFSEGRAVCTFTDGSMGIIDKLGNIITKKKYQYISKFNNLRAVVANPKPNGNYLYGYIDIDGNEVIKLQYINANDFIDEVAIVQINNDRFELIDVDGFVISSYKYRFVGLYGEGVMAFGNDPLGPLGYMDENGDILIKPMFYSATPFKDGVAIVSTTENFNGPFGVINKLGEFIYSPIYSDIKSLGENRLALGMPLGNANKIVNSIYALGTTECNVLTEFIYLNIDKFDNNLASAYNYNSTFFINSSGNIIPSLPKVKGSGTLELLNNIISANVDYMKLYISLSGKLIYKPNSLILLSRIYSVNKLKYKPNVNYLVYYPKVNLKSNNLTEMKINNRLKTLSNLKEIDKYDDLSFSYLGDFSISFFHKNLLVLKMTGYNYPFGAAHGLETLITPNINLKTGEFYNISDLFKSSLYWVREIDNIINNEIKTNPNYESVYPDGFKGIKDNQGFYVDKNFLYIYFPPYEIAPHSSGFVTFKIPFSKIENIINKKGSFYKAFN, via the coding sequence GTGAAAAAAAGAAAATCTAAATATGACAATATTAATTTATTTCCTGCTGTTAAAAACACAAAATCTAATAGTCTTTATGGATATATAAATAATAGCGGTAAATTTGTTATACTTCCTACTTTTGAATATGCTTCAAATTTTAATTCTGATGGTTTAGCTATAGTTGTCAAAAACAATTTAACTGGAGTAATTGATACTACCGGAAAATTTATAGTTGAACCTACCTTCTCCAATATTGAAGAATTTAGCGAAGGTCGTGCTGTTTGTACTTTTACCGATGGTTCCATGGGAATTATTGATAAACTAGGTAATATAATTACTAAAAAAAAATATCAATACATTAGTAAATTTAATAATTTAAGAGCTGTTGTTGCTAATCCTAAACCTAATGGTAATTATCTTTACGGGTATATAGATATTGATGGAAATGAAGTTATAAAACTTCAATACATTAATGCAAATGATTTTATAGATGAAGTGGCTATTGTCCAAATAAATAATGATAGATTTGAACTAATAGATGTTGATGGATTTGTTATATCATCTTATAAATATAGATTTGTAGGCTTATATGGTGAAGGGGTAATGGCTTTTGGTAATGATCCACTTGGTCCCTTAGGCTATATGGATGAAAATGGGGATATTTTAATTAAACCAATGTTTTATTCTGCTACGCCATTTAAAGACGGTGTGGCAATTGTAAGCACCACTGAAAATTTTAATGGTCCCTTTGGTGTTATAAATAAACTTGGTGAATTTATTTACTCACCTATTTATAGCGATATAAAATCATTAGGGGAAAATAGGCTTGCCCTAGGTATGCCTCTTGGAAATGCCAATAAAATAGTAAATAGTATATATGCTCTTGGAACAACTGAATGTAATGTATTAACTGAATTTATTTATTTGAATATAGATAAATTCGATAACAACTTAGCTTCTGCATATAATTACAATAGCACATTCTTTATAAATTCAAGCGGTAATATTATACCTTCACTTCCTAAAGTAAAAGGAAGTGGAACTTTAGAGCTTTTAAACAATATAATTTCTGCAAATGTTGACTATATGAAATTATATATTTCATTATCAGGAAAATTAATATATAAACCAAATTCTCTAATACTTTTAAGTAGAATTTATTCTGTTAATAAGCTTAAATATAAACCAAATGTAAATTACTTAGTTTATTATCCAAAGGTAAATTTAAAATCAAATAATCTTACAGAAATGAAAATAAATAATCGTCTAAAAACTTTATCCAATTTAAAAGAAATAGATAAATATGATGATTTATCATTTTCATATTTAGGAGATTTTTCTATAAGCTTCTTCCATAAAAATCTACTAGTTCTTAAAATGACAGGATATAATTATCCATTTGGAGCTGCTCATGGATTAGAAACATTAATAACACCTAATATAAACCTTAAAACTGGAGAATTTTATAATATTAGTGATTTATTTAAATCTTCTCTTTATTGGGTTAGAGAAATCGATAATATCATAAATAATGAAATAAAAACTAATCCTAATTATGAAAGTGTTTATCCAGATGGATTTAAAGGTATAAAAGATAATCAAGGATTCTATGTTGATAAAAATTTCTTATATATTTATTTCCCTCCTTATGAAATAGCACCTCATTCATCTGGTTTTGTTACATTTAAAATACCTTTTAGCAAAATAGAAAATATTATAAATAAAAAAGGTTCTTTTTATAAAGCATTTAATTAA
- a CDS encoding putative ABC transporter permease, giving the protein MNFFLWIAFNFVLYSFIGWIIEEVYAYFIKGNFKKEGFLKGPFKPMYGFAMTILVVFNRISHPNILIMTILSFIVPTTIEYISGDLLKKVFNKVYWDYSNLTHNFNGLISLRFSFYWTFLCLIGVYYFQPLVDMVYYHFFVIWAIIVPISIFFMMLDLAIIVKENSKININKI; this is encoded by the coding sequence ATGAATTTTTTTTTATGGATAGCATTTAATTTTGTTCTATATTCCTTTATAGGGTGGATAATAGAGGAGGTTTATGCTTATTTTATTAAGGGAAACTTCAAAAAAGAAGGTTTTTTAAAAGGTCCATTTAAGCCTATGTATGGATTTGCAATGACAATATTAGTAGTATTTAATAGAATAAGTCACCCAAACATACTTATTATGACAATTCTTTCTTTTATTGTACCAACTACAATAGAGTATATAAGTGGTGATTTATTAAAAAAAGTTTTTAATAAAGTTTATTGGGACTATTCAAATTTAACTCATAATTTTAATGGATTAATAAGTTTAAGATTTTCATTTTATTGGACATTTCTATGTTTAATAGGAGTATATTATTTTCAACCATTAGTAGATATGGTATATTATCATTTTTTCGTTATATGGGCAATAATAGTTCCTATATCTATATTTTTTATGATGCTAGATTTAGCTATAATAGTAAAAGAAAATAGTAAAATTAATATAAATAAAATTTAA
- a CDS encoding IS256 family transposase, producing the protein MTRKIDTNFDYNEEIKRCKTIDDVMGKNGLIQRLVKDVLENILEGEMEEHLGRNKYERVEAVDQTKKNYRNGYSRKNLRSSFGDVDLDVPRDRNAEFEPQIIKKYETVCTELDKKIISLYAKGMSTSDIQAEIEDLYGITISPSMVSKITDKVLASAAEWQNRALDKIYPIVYLDAMYFKVRSNGKIVNKAVYICLGYTMEGYKDILGIWVDEAEGAKFWLGICNDLKNRGVKEILIACMDGLKGLPQAIKTVFPSVNIQTCIVHQIRNSIKYIASKDKKAFMKDLKEVYKATTEELALAQLDNLKERWGDKYGIVIDSWYNNWSNLSTFFDFSPTIRKMIYTTNILEGFNRQIRKFTKVRVIFPTDESLNKCVYLATMEILEKWTQPIHNWGATLAELSIIFEDQLKDELA; encoded by the coding sequence ATGACAAGAAAAATTGATACCAACTTTGATTACAACGAGGAAATTAAAAGATGTAAAACAATCGATGATGTGATGGGTAAAAACGGATTAATACAAAGATTAGTTAAAGATGTTCTTGAAAATATATTAGAAGGTGAAATGGAAGAACATCTAGGAAGAAATAAATATGAACGTGTAGAAGCAGTTGATCAAACTAAGAAGAACTACAGGAATGGTTATAGTCGCAAAAATTTAAGAAGTTCCTTCGGTGACGTCGACCTAGACGTACCCCGTGATAGAAATGCTGAATTTGAGCCACAAATTATAAAAAAATATGAAACTGTGTGTACTGAGTTAGATAAAAAGATTATATCTTTATATGCTAAAGGTATGTCAACATCTGATATTCAGGCTGAAATTGAAGACTTATATGGAATAACTATATCACCATCGATGGTATCTAAAATAACTGATAAAGTGCTTGCTAGCGCCGCCGAATGGCAAAATAGAGCATTAGATAAAATATATCCAATAGTTTATTTAGATGCTATGTACTTTAAAGTTAGAAGTAATGGAAAGATAGTTAACAAGGCTGTCTATATATGCTTAGGATACACTATGGAAGGATATAAAGATATTTTAGGTATATGGGTTGATGAAGCTGAAGGTGCTAAATTCTGGTTAGGAATTTGCAATGATTTAAAAAATAGAGGTGTAAAAGAAATTTTAATTGCTTGTATGGATGGATTAAAAGGGCTTCCACAAGCTATAAAAACAGTATTTCCATCAGTAAATATTCAAACATGTATTGTTCATCAAATAAGAAATTCAATAAAATACATAGCTTCAAAAGATAAAAAAGCATTTATGAAAGATTTGAAGGAGGTTTATAAGGCTACAACAGAGGAACTTGCGTTAGCACAGCTAGATAATTTAAAGGAGAGATGGGGAGATAAATATGGAATAGTAATAGATTCCTGGTATAATAATTGGAGTAACCTTTCAACATTTTTCGACTTCTCTCCAACTATAAGAAAGATGATTTATACTACAAATATCTTAGAAGGTTTTAATCGTCAAATACGTAAATTCACTAAAGTTAGAGTCATATTCCCAACTGATGAATCTTTAAATAAGTGTGTTTACTTAGCAACGATGGAGATACTAGAAAAATGGACTCAGCCTATACATAATTGGGGTGCTACGTTAGCAGAGCTATCAATAATATTTGAAGATCAATTAAAAGATGAATTAGCTTAA
- a CDS encoding patatin-like phospholipase family protein, with product MPSLILEGGTFRPIFSAGVMDALLDNDVMFPYCIGVSAGITNGFSYLSRQKRRNLDILESYRNDKRYLSVKNFFKCKSLFGLDFIFDEIPNKLSPFDMDTFLKYNGTALVGVTNAITGQTEYLDGKTIDEKCTILRATCAIPLFFPAIRINNNYYYDGGICDPIPIQKAISDGNEKHLIILTRPKGYRKQFSRKNLFASKILTKKYPELNNSLLNRHRLYNEQVEFCEKLEREGKALILRPRENQAIESFEKNVDKLREGYFNGYNLAIEKMDEIKNLFL from the coding sequence ATGCCAAGTTTAATTTTAGAAGGTGGAACTTTTAGACCTATTTTCAGTGCTGGAGTTATGGATGCTCTTTTAGATAATGATGTTATGTTTCCTTACTGTATTGGAGTTTCTGCTGGAATAACAAATGGTTTTTCCTATTTGTCTAGGCAAAAAAGAAGAAATTTAGATATATTAGAATCTTACAGAAATGATAAACGTTACTTAAGCGTTAAGAATTTTTTTAAATGTAAAAGTTTATTTGGATTAGATTTTATTTTTGATGAAATTCCTAATAAACTAAGTCCTTTTGATATGGATACATTCTTAAAATATAATGGTACAGCATTAGTTGGTGTAACAAATGCTATTACTGGACAAACTGAATATTTAGATGGAAAAACTATTGATGAAAAATGTACTATTCTTAGAGCTACTTGTGCTATTCCATTATTTTTTCCAGCTATAAGAATAAATAATAATTATTATTATGATGGTGGTATATGTGATCCTATACCTATACAAAAAGCCATATCAGATGGTAACGAAAAACATCTTATTATACTTACACGCCCTAAAGGATATAGAAAGCAATTTAGCAGAAAAAATCTTTTTGCTTCTAAAATACTTACTAAAAAATATCCTGAATTAAATAATAGTCTGCTTAATAGGCATAGACTTTATAATGAACAAGTAGAATTTTGTGAAAAACTTGAAAGAGAAGGAAAAGCTCTAATACTAAGACCTAGAGAAAACCAAGCTATAGAAAGCTTTGAAAAAAATGTTGATAAGTTAAGAGAAGGTTATTTTAATGGATATAATTTGGCTATTGAAAAAATGGATGAAATAAAAAATTTATTTCTCTAA
- a CDS encoding VanW family protein, with amino-acid sequence MDSNQSNTNLEKNVVLSEKNYMSLLKSKYFLSGIAIVIILVGSLTYIGVRNNNLINSFADKVYPGAYILDKDVSGQTAEELHNTLTSMMDVEGNRQIDITVGDESFQTFYKDLEVTTPYEELEKEILNYGKDKGFFQKSKLLKNPERRDYKLELSYNEDKLKDFVNKISSSVNVEPKNAQIDINNGIHIVDGANGSKLDSQTLLETLKANIKDIDSNDTIELTGEMNTVEPSVKADALKGVNKKVSTFSTNYPGGPSGTNLEIAARNIDNSLVMPGETFSCESAIGPTTPENGFVMANTYVAGKVVKNYGGGVCQVASTLYNTMLRAGIIPTERMNHMMTVSYVPIGLDATLADGSIDLKFRNDTEFPIVINSHAGNGTLTIEFWSNDSITNGINYEPKSYPKGPLSAETYLYGYDANGNQVYEKFIDKSTYQPFNN; translated from the coding sequence ATGGACAGTAACCAATCTAACACTAATCTTGAAAAAAATGTCGTACTATCAGAAAAAAATTATATGTCGCTATTAAAATCAAAATATTTTTTATCAGGTATTGCAATTGTTATTATTTTAGTAGGTTCACTAACTTACATTGGTGTAAGAAATAATAACTTAATTAATAGCTTTGCTGATAAAGTTTATCCTGGTGCATATATTTTGGATAAAGATGTTTCTGGACAAACTGCCGAAGAACTTCATAATACATTAACATCTATGATGGACGTTGAGGGTAACAGACAAATAGATATAACTGTAGGCGATGAATCTTTCCAAACATTTTATAAGGATCTTGAAGTAACAACTCCTTATGAAGAACTTGAAAAAGAAATTTTAAATTACGGAAAAGATAAAGGCTTTTTTCAAAAATCAAAGCTTTTAAAGAACCCTGAAAGAAGAGATTATAAACTTGAGCTTTCTTATAATGAAGATAAGCTTAAGGATTTTGTAAACAAAATAAGTTCATCAGTTAATGTAGAACCTAAAAATGCACAAATAGATATAAATAATGGTATACACATAGTTGATGGTGCTAATGGTTCTAAACTAGACTCTCAGACATTACTTGAAACTTTAAAAGCAAATATTAAAGATATTGACAGTAATGATACCATTGAATTAACTGGAGAAATGAACACTGTAGAACCCTCAGTAAAAGCTGATGCCTTAAAAGGAGTTAATAAAAAGGTTTCTACTTTTTCAACAAATTATCCAGGTGGTCCTAGTGGAACTAATCTAGAAATTGCTGCAAGAAATATAGATAACTCTTTAGTTATGCCTGGTGAAACTTTCTCTTGTGAGTCTGCAATTGGACCTACTACTCCTGAGAATGGATTCGTAATGGCAAATACTTACGTAGCTGGTAAAGTTGTTAAAAATTATGGTGGTGGTGTTTGTCAAGTTGCTTCTACTTTATATAACACTATGCTTAGAGCAGGTATTATACCAACTGAAAGAATGAATCATATGATGACAGTATCTTATGTTCCTATTGGATTAGATGCAACTTTAGCTGATGGTTCAATAGACTTAAAATTCAGAAATGACACTGAGTTCCCAATAGTTATAAATTCACACGCAGGTAATGGAACTCTTACTATTGAATTTTGGTCAAATGACAGTATAACTAACGGAATTAATTATGAGCCTAAAAGCTATCCAAAAGGACCTTTAAGTGCTGAAACTTATTTATACGGATATGATGCAAACGGAAATCAAGTTTACGAAAAATTTATAGATAAAAGCACTTACCAACCTTTTAATAATTAA
- a CDS encoding GNAT family N-acetyltransferase has translation MKKELILKRKDGKIIEVKLREMDSSYIDKILELQDIILNGLENKELYAPTEREEFIEYLNKGGKIIGYFTKDKLLVAMGVYIEKGYDSGNYGYDIGLEGNELLRVGQIESTVVRDEFRGNGIQKIICEAFEEIAKENKMNILCATASPYNKFSVNTFEKLGYKIAKDKIKYDGLRRYVLVKNI, from the coding sequence ATGAAAAAGGAATTGATTTTAAAAAGAAAAGATGGAAAGATCATAGAGGTTAAATTGAGAGAAATGGATTCTAGTTACATAGATAAAATACTAGAGCTTCAGGATATTATATTAAATGGATTGGAAAACAAAGAGTTATATGCTCCTACAGAAAGAGAAGAGTTTATAGAGTATCTAAATAAAGGTGGGAAGATAATAGGGTATTTTACAAAAGATAAGCTTTTAGTAGCTATGGGAGTTTATATAGAAAAAGGATATGATTCTGGAAATTATGGATATGATATAGGCTTGGAAGGAAATGAGTTGCTAAGAGTTGGACAAATAGAATCTACAGTTGTTAGAGATGAATTTAGAGGCAATGGTATTCAAAAAATAATTTGTGAAGCTTTTGAAGAAATAGCAAAGGAAAATAAAATGAATATATTATGTGCTACAGCATCTCCATATAATAAATTTAGTGTAAATACTTTTGAGAAATTAGGATATAAAATTGCTAAAGATAAAATCAAATATGATGGGCTAAGAAGGTATGTATTAGTTAAAAATATATAA
- a CDS encoding heavy-metal-associated domain-containing protein, translated as MERVHYNVSGLVNTMSKTHVKNALDNLEGVQQVCVDIGRGTVEVIYGEEANENEIRKCIENTGYIIES; from the coding sequence ATGGAAAGAGTTCATTACAATGTAAGTGGCTTAGTTAATACAATGAGTAAGACACATGTAAAAAACGCTTTAGATAACTTAGAAGGCGTACAACAAGTATGTGTTGATATTGGAAGAGGTACTGTTGAAGTAATATATGGTGAAGAAGCAAATGAAAATGAAATTAGAAAGTGCATTGAGAATACAGGTTACATTATAGAATCTTAA
- the asnA gene encoding aspartate--ammonia ligase: MCKERLILPKGYKPHLSLRETEIAIKAVKDFFESELSKALNLTRVSAPLFVERNTGLNDALNGTERPVSFDMRGIDGSSFEIVHSLAKWKRMALYRYGFSPNEGLYTDMNAIRRDEDLDNTHSTYVDQWDWERIITKEQRTEETLRSIVKTIYEVFKKTEKFLSSKYEYFDEILPEDIYFITAQELEDKYPTLTSKEREDAICREKKAVFIQGIGGALASGEKHDGRSPDYDDWSLNGDILFYYPVFDKALELSSMGIRVDETALLNQLKVSGCEDRKELDFHKKLLQGKLPYTVGGGIGQSRICMFFLRKAHVGEVQASVWPEEMIEICEEHNIHLL, encoded by the coding sequence ATGTGCAAAGAAAGATTAATATTACCTAAGGGATATAAACCACATTTATCATTAAGAGAAACTGAAATAGCTATTAAAGCAGTAAAGGATTTTTTTGAAAGTGAACTTTCAAAAGCATTAAACTTAACTAGAGTTTCTGCTCCACTATTTGTTGAAAGAAATACCGGTTTAAATGATGCTTTAAATGGTACTGAAAGACCTGTATCTTTTGATATGAGAGGTATTGATGGAAGTAGTTTCGAAATTGTTCACTCACTTGCTAAGTGGAAGAGAATGGCTTTATATCGATATGGCTTCTCTCCAAATGAAGGACTTTATACAGATATGAATGCAATAAGAAGAGATGAAGATTTAGATAACACTCATTCTACTTACGTTGACCAATGGGATTGGGAAAGAATCATAACAAAGGAACAAAGAACTGAAGAAACTTTAAGAAGTATAGTTAAAACAATATATGAAGTATTCAAAAAAACAGAAAAGTTCCTTTCATCAAAATATGAATATTTCGATGAAATATTACCAGAAGATATTTACTTTATAACAGCTCAAGAACTTGAAGATAAATATCCTACTCTAACTTCAAAAGAAAGAGAAGATGCTATATGTAGAGAAAAGAAAGCTGTATTTATCCAAGGAATTGGTGGTGCTTTAGCATCTGGAGAAAAACATGATGGTAGATCCCCTGACTATGATGATTGGAGCTTAAATGGAGATATATTATTCTATTATCCTGTATTTGATAAAGCTCTTGAGTTATCATCAATGGGTATTAGAGTTGATGAAACTGCTCTTTTAAATCAGTTAAAAGTATCTGGTTGTGAAGATAGAAAAGAACTTGATTTCCATAAAAAATTACTTCAAGGAAAATTACCTTATACTGTTGGTGGTGGAATTGGACAATCAAGAATTTGTATGTTCTTCTTAAGAAAAGCTCATGTTGGTGAAGTACAAGCTTCTGTATGGCCTGAAGAAATGATAGAAATTTGTGAAGAACATAACATACACTTACTATAA